In one window of Bacteroides sp. DNA:
- the secA gene encoding preprotein translocase subunit SecA has translation MPSFIKKLFGSKAERDFREIKPLLDQTLQAYESIKNLDNDQLRAKTQEFRQRIRENVMGEQEQINQLRKQIEENFAMDVEEKERLYNQIDGLEKTQDEKTEELLQQILPEAFSVIKETARRFKENNEVKVTATQMDRDLAAFRPSININGNTAVYQNQWVAGGNTITWDMVHYDVQLIGGIHLHKGKIAEMATGEGKTLVATLPVYLNALPGKGVHIVTVNDYLAKRDSEWMGMLFEFHGLKVDCVDKHEPNSTERRKAYLADITYGTNNEFGFDYLRDNMARNPEELVQRKHNYAIVDEVDSVLIDDARTPLIISGPTPQGDKHEFHELKPKIERLYSAQRSLVTSMLADARKLLTGKEGETDEKKGGELLLRCHRGLPKNKALIKFLSEPGMKTILQKTENFYMQEQSKHMHIIDDELYFVIEEKNNSIELTEKGIDLITSQTDDPHFFILPDMGSEIAEIEKSNLSHQERLEKKNELLSDFSVKSERVHTVNQLLKAYTLFEKDTEYVIIDNKVKIVDEQTGRIMEGRRYSDGLHQAIEAKENVKVEAATQTYATITLQNYFRMYRKLAGMTGTAETEAGEFWDIYKLDVVVVPTHRPVVRNDREDLVYKTKREKYNAVIDEVNDLVNAGRPVLVGTTSVEISEVLSRMLNLRKIRHNILNAKQHQKEAQIVAEAGQAGTVTIATNMAGRGTDIKLGHGVKEAGGLAIIGTERHESRRVDRQLRGRAGRQGDPGSSQFFVSLEDDLMRVFGSERISKIMDRMGLQEGEVIQHSMITKSIERAQKKVEENNFGIRKRLLEYDDVMNAQREVIYRKRRNALFGERLAVDIANMMYDTCEQMIIEGQDQGDPEGFEMNLLKTFGMESPFAERELLDEKTDKLTDALYAKAVQNYKTKNESIAASAFPVIKDVYEKASELYENIAIPITDGIKNINIVTNLKKAYETNGREVALSIEKSITLAIIDNAWKEHLREMDDLKQSVQGAAYEQKDPLLIYKFESFELFKRMLNKVNRDIIAFLVKARLPIQNADQVKRAAAPERTDMSRMQTGRSDVPGGGQRKAEPVRVEKKVGRNEPC, from the coding sequence ATGCCCAGTTTTATCAAAAAACTTTTTGGAAGTAAAGCCGAACGCGACTTCCGTGAAATCAAACCCCTTCTCGACCAGACCCTTCAGGCATACGAGAGCATAAAGAACCTTGACAACGATCAGTTGCGCGCTAAGACCCAGGAGTTCCGCCAGCGTATTCGCGAGAATGTAATGGGTGAACAGGAGCAGATTAACCAGTTGCGCAAGCAGATCGAAGAGAACTTTGCCATGGATGTGGAGGAGAAGGAACGCCTCTACAACCAGATCGATGGCCTTGAGAAAACACAAGACGAGAAAACGGAAGAGTTGCTTCAACAAATTCTACCAGAAGCTTTTTCGGTTATCAAAGAAACCGCCCGCCGTTTCAAGGAGAATAATGAAGTTAAGGTTACGGCTACCCAAATGGACCGTGACCTGGCTGCCTTTCGCCCCAGCATTAACATCAATGGCAACACCGCGGTTTACCAAAACCAGTGGGTTGCAGGTGGAAACACCATCACCTGGGATATGGTGCATTATGATGTGCAGCTTATTGGAGGGATCCACCTGCATAAGGGTAAAATTGCCGAGATGGCCACGGGTGAGGGCAAGACCTTGGTGGCTACCCTGCCGGTATACCTCAATGCCCTTCCCGGGAAAGGTGTCCATATCGTTACAGTCAACGATTACCTTGCCAAGCGTGACTCGGAATGGATGGGAATGCTGTTCGAGTTCCACGGCCTTAAAGTTGACTGCGTCGACAAGCACGAACCCAACTCAACGGAAAGAAGGAAAGCTTACCTGGCTGATATCACTTATGGCACCAACAACGAATTTGGCTTCGACTACCTGCGCGACAACATGGCACGCAATCCTGAAGAACTGGTGCAGCGCAAGCACAATTATGCCATCGTGGATGAAGTTGACTCGGTATTGATTGATGACGCCCGTACACCCCTGATCATTTCTGGCCCCACGCCGCAGGGCGACAAGCATGAATTCCATGAACTGAAGCCCAAGATTGAACGTCTGTATTCAGCCCAGCGCTCGCTGGTCACCAGTATGCTGGCAGATGCCCGTAAACTCCTTACGGGAAAAGAAGGTGAAACCGATGAAAAGAAAGGCGGTGAACTCCTGCTCCGCTGCCATCGTGGCCTCCCGAAGAATAAAGCCCTGATTAAATTCCTTTCCGAACCCGGAATGAAGACCATCCTGCAAAAGACCGAGAACTTCTATATGCAGGAGCAGAGTAAACACATGCATATCATTGACGATGAACTCTACTTCGTCATTGAAGAAAAGAACAACTCTATTGAGCTTACCGAAAAGGGGATTGACCTGATCACGAGTCAAACCGACGACCCGCATTTCTTCATCCTGCCCGATATGGGTTCAGAAATTGCAGAGATCGAAAAATCAAACCTTTCGCACCAGGAGAGACTGGAGAAGAAAAACGAGCTGTTAAGTGACTTTTCAGTGAAAAGTGAACGGGTACACACCGTAAACCAGCTGCTGAAGGCCTATACCTTGTTTGAGAAGGACACCGAATATGTGATTATCGACAACAAGGTCAAGATTGTTGATGAGCAGACCGGGCGTATCATGGAAGGGCGCCGATACAGCGATGGTCTCCACCAGGCCATTGAAGCTAAGGAAAACGTAAAGGTGGAGGCTGCCACCCAGACCTATGCCACCATTACGCTTCAAAACTATTTCAGGATGTATCGCAAGCTGGCCGGTATGACAGGTACCGCGGAAACTGAAGCAGGCGAATTCTGGGACATTTATAAGCTGGATGTGGTGGTAGTCCCCACCCATCGCCCAGTAGTCAGAAATGACCGTGAAGACCTTGTTTATAAAACCAAGCGCGAGAAATACAATGCAGTGATCGATGAGGTTAACGACCTGGTCAATGCAGGCCGCCCGGTTCTGGTAGGTACCACATCGGTTGAAATATCTGAAGTGTTAAGCCGAATGCTTAACCTGCGCAAGATCAGGCACAATATCCTCAACGCCAAACAGCACCAAAAGGAAGCCCAGATCGTTGCTGAAGCTGGTCAGGCAGGCACGGTAACCATTGCCACCAACATGGCTGGTCGTGGTACCGACATCAAGCTGGGACACGGGGTGAAAGAAGCCGGTGGTTTGGCCATCATTGGCACTGAGCGGCACGAATCACGCCGTGTAGACCGGCAGTTGCGCGGTCGTGCAGGACGTCAGGGTGACCCTGGCTCCTCCCAGTTTTTCGTTTCCCTGGAAGACGACCTGATGCGTGTCTTTGGTTCCGAGCGTATCTCAAAGATCATGGACCGCATGGGTCTGCAGGAAGGGGAGGTGATCCAGCACTCAATGATCACTAAATCCATCGAGCGTGCCCAGAAAAAAGTGGAGGAAAACAACTTTGGTATTCGTAAACGCCTCCTGGAATACGATGACGTGATGAACGCTCAGCGCGAGGTGATCTACCGTAAGCGCCGCAACGCCCTGTTCGGCGAACGCCTGGCAGTAGATATTGCCAACATGATGTACGACACCTGCGAACAAATGATCATCGAAGGGCAGGACCAGGGCGACCCCGAAGGATTTGAAATGAACCTGCTGAAAACCTTTGGCATGGAGTCTCCTTTTGCTGAAAGAGAGCTCCTTGACGAAAAAACGGATAAGCTCACGGATGCCCTGTATGCAAAAGCTGTACAAAATTATAAGACCAAGAATGAAAGTATTGCCGCTTCCGCATTCCCGGTCATCAAGGACGTGTATGAGAAGGCTTCGGAATTGTATGAAAACATCGCCATTCCAATCACTGATGGCATCAAAAACATCAACATAGTCACCAATCTCAAAAAAGCCTATGAAACCAATGGCCGTGAGGTAGCCCTTTCCATTGAAAAGAGCATTACCCTGGCCATCATCGATAATGCCTGGAAAGAGCACCTGCGCGAAATGGATGATCTGAAGCAATCCGTTCAAGGTGCAGCCTATGAGCAAAAAGACCCCTTGTTAATTTACAAATTTGAGTCGTTTGAACTTTTCAAGCGGATGCTTAATAAGGTGAACAGGGACATCATTGCCTTCCTGGTGAAAGCCCGTCTACCCATACAGAATGCCGACCAGGTGAAACGCGCCGCTGCCCCTGAACGTACTGATATGAGCCGCATGCAGACAGGCCGGAGCGATGTCCCAGGCGGCGGGCAACGAAAAGCAGAACCTGTAAGGGTTGAAAAGAAAGTAGGAAGAAACGAACCTTGC
- a CDS encoding DUF2795 domain-containing protein: MYWTLELASKLEDAPWPATKEELIDYALRSGAPMEVIENLQEIEDEGDVYESIEDIWPDYPTKDDFFFHEDEY; encoded by the coding sequence ATGTATTGGACGCTTGAATTAGCCTCAAAACTCGAAGATGCTCCATGGCCTGCCACCAAAGAAGAGCTGATAGATTATGCCCTTCGTTCAGGGGCTCCCATGGAAGTCATAGAAAACTTGCAGGAAATCGAAGATGAGGGCGATGTATACGAAAGTATTGAAGACATTTGGCCCGATTACCCCACAAAGGATGATTTCTTTTTTCACGAGGATGAGTATTAA
- a CDS encoding tetratricopeptide repeat protein, whose product MQFTGIKISFTIFVMVCCLSGYGQHKEVLDSLFFELETTRGDSARVSVLNNISVTYSSFDLPLSLQYAEEALKVAESSKSQSLLAQARMSVGNICFLQGLYDLSVKHYHGALNIYKELGNREGIAHALTNLGGVHLQLHKFEESKDYFDQSLQLYLEVSDERGDTIPPYPVVSIYNNLGIAFENLNDYNKAIEYYLRGISLANRIPSQWRNLAMLYNNIGSSYMKSGRPDEALENMEEALRIRKEKFDKTGEASSYRMIGLLLKGQENFTGALENFNRGYTLAAEVGSTPLLSAISEQLFEIYQLQNQVDSALKYHLLFKEFSDQLKNEETLRELTRMEIVSQYQEKERIQQIEQRRRALRQLSISIVLVLSVIIFGLLYFLSQSRLRRLNLINKNIQLASENAELEREALSKELELKNKELTTNVIYQIRKNELINSIAEKLMTNSPKFRKENQLLIGEIIKDLENSQKDNIWQEFESRFHQVHNQFYEKLNLINPELSPNERRLCAFLRLNMSTKEISAITGQSLRSIDVARTRLRKKLNLTNSDLGLIEYLSGI is encoded by the coding sequence ATGCAGTTCACTGGAATCAAAATTTCCTTCACCATTTTCGTTATGGTATGTTGCCTGTCTGGCTATGGACAGCATAAGGAAGTGCTTGATTCATTGTTTTTTGAGCTTGAAACCACACGAGGGGATTCGGCGAGGGTTTCTGTTCTAAACAACATTTCTGTGACATACTCTTCATTCGATTTGCCGCTGTCATTACAATATGCGGAGGAAGCTCTGAAAGTGGCTGAAAGCTCAAAAAGCCAGTCCCTTTTGGCACAGGCTCGTATGAGCGTGGGCAATATTTGCTTCTTGCAAGGTTTGTATGACCTTTCGGTAAAACATTACCACGGGGCTTTGAATATTTACAAAGAATTAGGAAACCGGGAGGGTATTGCCCATGCTTTGACGAATCTGGGGGGAGTGCATCTTCAACTTCATAAATTTGAGGAGTCGAAGGATTATTTTGACCAATCCTTGCAATTATACCTGGAGGTGAGTGATGAAAGGGGTGATACCATCCCTCCCTATCCTGTTGTTTCCATTTACAACAACCTTGGCATAGCTTTCGAAAACCTTAATGATTACAATAAGGCCATTGAATACTACCTCCGGGGCATCAGCCTGGCAAATCGAATACCTTCGCAGTGGAGGAACCTTGCCATGCTGTATAACAACATTGGCAGCAGCTATATGAAAAGTGGCCGACCCGACGAAGCCCTTGAAAACATGGAAGAGGCGCTGAGGATCAGGAAGGAAAAGTTTGATAAAACAGGTGAGGCCTCTTCTTACCGAATGATTGGGCTGCTTTTGAAAGGCCAGGAAAACTTCACGGGGGCTCTGGAGAATTTTAACCGTGGATATACGCTGGCCGCTGAAGTGGGCAGTACGCCTCTGCTTTCTGCCATTAGCGAGCAATTATTTGAGATTTATCAGTTGCAAAACCAGGTGGATTCTGCTTTAAAATATCACCTGCTTTTTAAGGAATTTTCCGATCAGTTGAAAAACGAAGAAACCCTGAGGGAACTGACCCGGATGGAGATTGTATCGCAATACCAGGAGAAGGAAAGGATTCAGCAAATAGAACAGCGCAGGCGGGCGCTGAGGCAGCTTTCCATTTCGATTGTTCTGGTCCTGTCGGTCATCATTTTTGGATTACTTTATTTCCTTTCGCAAAGCAGGCTTCGCAGGCTGAACCTGATAAACAAGAACATTCAGCTGGCTTCCGAGAATGCTGAGCTTGAGCGGGAAGCCCTTTCGAAGGAGCTGGAACTAAAAAACAAGGAACTAACTACAAATGTGATATACCAGATCAGGAAAAATGAACTGATCAACAGTATCGCTGAAAAACTGATGACCAACAGCCCAAAATTCCGAAAGGAAAATCAGCTGTTGATCGGTGAGATCATTAAGGATCTTGAAAATTCCCAAAAGGATAACATCTGGCAGGAGTTTGAATCGCGTTTTCACCAAGTTCACAACCAGTTTTACGAAAAACTCAATTTGATAAACCCAGAACTGTCGCCTAACGAGCGGAGACTTTGTGCTTTTCTGCGGCTCAACATGTCGACCAAAGAAATTTCGGCCATTACGGGTCAGTCGCTCAGAAGCATCGATGTGGCCAGGACCCGTTTGCGCAAAAAACTCAATCTTACCAATTCAGATCTGGGCTTGATCGAATATCTTTCAGGTATATAA